The following is a genomic window from candidate division WOR-3 bacterium.
AATTGTCACCTTCAAAATCCCAAAGGAGAAGATTGGGGAGGTGATTGGTCCCGGAGGAAAGGTGATCCGGAAGATTATTGAAGAGACCGGAGTGGAGATTAACATTGCGGACGATGGCTTAGTTCAGATTGCCGGTCCAGCAGAAAAGCAGGTGGAAGAGGCAAAAAGCCGGATTTTAGCAATCACCGCCGAGGTGGAAGTGGGGAAGATTTATTTGGGGGTGGTGAAACGGATTGTCCCCTTCGGCTGTTTTGTGGAGATTTTACCCGGTAAAGAAGGGCTCTGCCACATCTCCCAACTCTCCGACCGGAGAATTCGGGATGTGCGGGAGGTGGTAAAGGTTGGTGATCGGGTGAAGGTGAAGGTAATTAAGATTGATGAGATGGGACGAATCAACCTCTCTAAGAAACAGGCGGAAGGAAGAAATTTCCGGCGATGATTCGGAAAGAGGTGGTTAATGGGCTGAGGATAATTCAGGAGGATTTCCCATTCCTTCCCTCTGCGGCTTTGGGGATTATCTTCAATTTTGGTTCACGGGACGAAGATAAAGAAAACAACGGGATGACCCACTTTATTGAACATACCCTCTTTAAGGGAACGAAAAAAAAGTCGGCTCGGGAGATTTCCTTAGCTGCTGAGTCCTTAGGCGCCCATCTTGATGGTTTCACCGCCCGGGAGGCGACCGGTCTTTATGCCCGGTTCTTGAAAGAAAAGACAGAAGAGGTCTTAGAACTCTTATCGGAAGTTGCCTTTTCTCCGGTCTTCCCCGAAGAGGAGATTGAAAAAGAAAAGAGGGTTATCCTCCAGGAGATAAGGGAGGCAGAAGAAGATCCCGAGGATAAGGTATTCTCCATCCTCTTTGAAACTCTCTTTCCCGATCACCCTCTGGGGCGTCCCATTACGGGTATTTCGGAAACGGTTAAAAAATTTTCTCGGGAGAAGATTCTTTCTTATTTTGGGAGTAATTACCGAAAAGAGAGGATCATTTTAGTATTGGTAGGCGATAAGACCTTTTGCCAAAAAGAATGGGAAATTGGCAATGGCGATAGCAAAGCAGATATCTCTTTCCGAAAAAGGGAGAAGCCGAGTTTTCCGGAAAGAAGGGTGCGGGTTGAGAGGCGAAAGGAGTTGGAAAGTGTCCATGTGGTGGTTGCCCAACCGGTTCTCATTCACCCCCAGCAGCGCTATGCCCTTTCGGTCTTAAATACCGCTTTTGGCGGTGCCCTCTCTTCTCCCCTCTTTCAACGCTTGCGGGAGGAGGAAGGTTTGGTTTACCAAATCTCTTCCTTTATTGATTTTTATTCCGATTGTGTCCTTTTTGGTATCTATTTTGTCACCAACCAGAAGGATCTACCCCAGGCATTAAAAATTACGAGCGAGGTGAGAGAAAGATATTACCGAGATGGTTTCTCGCCTAAGGAAATGGCGGTGGCTCTTAATTTAACAAAAAGTTCTATTATCCTCTCCCAGGAGAGTCCCCTCCACCGACTTTTTGCCCTGATGCGCAGCGAGTTGCTCTTTGGGGAGACTCTAACCTTGGGGGAGATTCTTAACAATTACGAGAAGGTAGAATTGGCGGAAGTAAATTTTTTAGTCAAGGAGGTTCTCACTCCGCCCTTAGTGATTGCCGCGGTGGGCAATATCAGAGAGAAGGAGTTAGAGCCTTTTTTAGAAAAATGATAAATATTCTGGAGGGAAGATGAAGGTCTTATTCATCAGTAGGAAAGAAGTTTACGAGCTTCTTGATATGGAAGCCACTCTCCAAGCAACCGAGACCGCCTTTCGGGAGAAGGGGTTGGGTAACGTCCAGATGCCTCCGAAAATGTATCTCTTCTACGAAAAGTATGCCGGCGACTTGCGGGTGATGCCTTCTTATATCACCTCTTTGGATATTTCCGGGGTGAAGGTTGTCAATGTTCATACTGAAAACCCGAAAAATTATAAATTACCAACGGTGATGGCGACGATTATTCTGATTGACCCGAAGAGCGGCTTTCCCTACGCGATAATGGATGGCACTTGGATTACAACAATGCGCACCGGCGCGGCTTCGGGTGTGGCGACAAAATATCTTGCCCGAAAAGAGAGTAAAATTCTTTCTCT
Proteins encoded in this region:
- a CDS encoding pitrilysin family protein, translating into MIRKEVVNGLRIIQEDFPFLPSAALGIIFNFGSRDEDKENNGMTHFIEHTLFKGTKKKSAREISLAAESLGAHLDGFTAREATGLYARFLKEKTEEVLELLSEVAFSPVFPEEEIEKEKRVILQEIREAEEDPEDKVFSILFETLFPDHPLGRPITGISETVKKFSREKILSYFGSNYRKERIILVLVGDKTFCQKEWEIGNGDSKADISFRKREKPSFPERRVRVERRKELESVHVVVAQPVLIHPQQRYALSVLNTAFGGALSSPLFQRLREEEGLVYQISSFIDFYSDCVLFGIYFVTNQKDLPQALKITSEVRERYYRDGFSPKEMAVALNLTKSSIILSQESPLHRLFALMRSELLFGETLTLGEILNNYEKVELAEVNFLVKEVLTPPLVIAAVGNIREKELEPFLEK